A region of Alteromonadaceae bacterium 2753L.S.0a.02 DNA encodes the following proteins:
- a CDS encoding acetate kinase, whose product MQFVLVFNSGSSSFKFSLFPIDSETPVLDGVAENLSTPEANMKIKASNGEVQQFHIDADHQEAIAILVEKLPEFDVNFSDVAVVGHRVVHGGESFSESVIVDEDSLKKMEACSDLAPLHNPANLLGIWLIRELYPELPQVAVFDTAFHQTLPKKAYLYAIPYSLYKEHGVRRYGFHGTSHRYVAGETIRRLNLPENDNQILIAHLGNGCSATAVLNGCSIDTTMGLTPLEGLVMGTRSGDVDPSLHQFLQDKLGWSLEKITDVLNRESGLLGLSQISNDMRTLVEKSSEGNQDAALAIEVFCFRLARQLAGLAASLSRIDALVFTGGIGENNPGLRATVLEQLSIFGFKVEPSANADNGKNSEGLISAPGATRALVIKTNEEAMIARDAKKLALEG is encoded by the coding sequence ATGCAGTTTGTGCTTGTGTTCAATAGCGGCAGTTCTTCATTCAAATTTTCTCTCTTTCCGATTGATTCAGAAACCCCCGTACTGGATGGTGTCGCTGAAAATCTGAGCACTCCGGAAGCCAATATGAAAATTAAAGCCAGTAATGGCGAAGTGCAGCAATTCCATATTGATGCCGATCATCAAGAAGCTATTGCCATTCTGGTGGAAAAATTACCGGAATTCGATGTTAATTTCTCGGATGTGGCAGTGGTAGGGCACCGCGTGGTGCACGGGGGAGAGTCGTTCTCAGAATCCGTTATTGTCGACGAAGATTCCCTGAAAAAAATGGAAGCGTGTTCAGATCTCGCGCCACTGCATAACCCTGCGAATTTATTGGGTATTTGGCTGATACGTGAGCTTTATCCTGAACTGCCGCAAGTCGCCGTGTTCGACACCGCGTTTCACCAAACTTTGCCTAAAAAAGCCTACCTCTATGCGATACCTTATAGCTTGTATAAAGAGCACGGTGTTAGGCGTTATGGATTTCATGGCACCAGCCATCGCTATGTCGCTGGTGAGACCATTCGCCGTTTGAACCTGCCTGAAAATGACAACCAGATTCTCATTGCACATCTAGGCAATGGCTGTAGTGCCACGGCGGTATTAAATGGTTGTAGCATCGATACGACCATGGGTTTGACGCCCCTTGAGGGCTTGGTGATGGGAACCCGCTCTGGTGACGTCGATCCCAGTCTGCACCAATTTCTGCAAGACAAACTCGGTTGGTCACTTGAAAAAATCACCGATGTGTTAAATCGGGAATCAGGCCTCTTAGGCCTTTCGCAAATTAGCAATGATATGCGAACACTGGTGGAGAAATCATCTGAAGGCAACCAGGACGCAGCACTCGCCATTGAGGTTTTCTGTTTCAGACTGGCGCGCCAGCTCGCGGGGCTTGCTGCGTCGTTGAGCCGCATCGACGCCCTGGTGTTTACCGGTGGTATCGGAGAAAACAACCCAGGTTTACGAGCCACCGTGCTCGAACAATTGTCAATTTTTGGATTTAAAGTAGAACCTTCTGCGAATGCCGATAACGGTAAAAACAGCGAAGGTTTAATCAGTGCGCCGGGCGCGACTCGTGCGTTGGTTATAAAAACTAACGAAGAGGCCATGATTGCCCGCGACGCTAAAAAACTTGCCTTAGAGGGCTGA
- a CDS encoding enolase, with translation MSKIVDVVGFEVMDSRGNPTVMAEVVLESGVVGSACAPSGASTGSREALELRDGDKSRYLGKGVLKAVANINETIKPLLLGKDAAEQRELDTTMIDADGTDNKANLGANAILAVSLAAAKAAAADKGVPLYAHIAEINGTPGQYSMPVPMMNIVNGGEHADNNVDIQEFMVQPVSAPNFTEALRMGAEVFHALKKVLSGRGLNTAVGDEGGFAPNLPSNEGALEAIAEAVGNAGYKLGEDITLALDCASSEFYKDGVYDMSGEGKKFSAEEFAAYLDELSSKYPILSIEDGMDESDWDGWDVLTKKIGDRVQLVGDDLFVTNTKILKEGIEKGIGNSILIKFNQIGSLSETLDAIKMAKDAGYTAVISHRSGETEDTTIADLAVATAAGQIKTGSLSRSDRIAKYNRLLRIEAELGDKAPYRGRAEFKA, from the coding sequence ATGAGTAAGATTGTAGACGTAGTTGGTTTTGAGGTAATGGATTCCCGTGGGAACCCCACCGTAATGGCGGAAGTGGTTTTGGAATCTGGTGTTGTAGGCAGTGCATGCGCGCCTTCAGGAGCCTCCACCGGTTCACGCGAAGCCTTGGAACTGCGTGATGGCGATAAAAGCCGTTACTTGGGTAAAGGTGTATTGAAAGCGGTTGCTAATATTAACGAAACCATTAAGCCTTTGCTGCTGGGTAAAGATGCCGCAGAACAGCGCGAACTCGACACCACCATGATCGACGCTGATGGCACCGATAACAAAGCCAATCTCGGCGCGAATGCCATTCTCGCGGTTTCACTCGCTGCTGCTAAAGCTGCCGCTGCTGACAAAGGCGTTCCCCTATATGCGCACATCGCAGAAATTAATGGCACCCCTGGCCAGTACAGCATGCCAGTTCCCATGATGAATATTGTCAACGGTGGTGAACACGCCGATAACAATGTCGATATCCAGGAATTTATGGTTCAGCCCGTCTCTGCACCTAATTTCACCGAAGCTTTGCGTATGGGTGCGGAAGTATTTCACGCACTTAAAAAAGTACTTTCCGGTCGCGGCTTGAACACTGCGGTGGGTGATGAGGGTGGTTTCGCACCTAATCTGCCTTCTAATGAAGGAGCCCTGGAAGCTATCGCCGAAGCTGTTGGCAATGCCGGCTATAAGTTGGGTGAAGACATCACCCTGGCGCTTGACTGTGCATCATCCGAATTCTACAAAGACGGTGTTTACGACATGTCGGGTGAAGGGAAGAAATTCTCGGCGGAAGAATTTGCTGCTTACCTGGATGAGTTGTCTTCCAAATACCCCATTTTGTCTATCGAAGACGGTATGGACGAAAGTGATTGGGACGGTTGGGACGTGCTCACCAAGAAAATCGGTGATCGTGTGCAGCTGGTCGGTGACGATCTTTTCGTAACTAACACCAAAATTCTTAAAGAAGGTATCGAGAAGGGTATTGGTAACTCCATCCTCATTAAGTTCAACCAGATCGGCTCGTTGAGCGAAACTCTGGATGCCATTAAAATGGCGAAAGACGCCGGTTATACCGCCGTTATTTCACACCGTTCGGGTGAAACTGAAGATACCACGATCGCTGATTTGGCTGTTGCTACTGCTGCTGGTCAGATCAAAACCGGTTCGCTGTCTCGCTCTGACCGTATTGCCAAATACAACCGCTTATTGCGTATCGAAGCTGAACTTGGTGACAAAGCTCCCTACCGTGGTCGTGCGGAATTCAAAGCGTAA